One Deltaproteobacteria bacterium CG11_big_fil_rev_8_21_14_0_20_49_13 genomic region harbors:
- the rho gene encoding transcription termination factor Rho, translated as MHLSELKAKKVGELVAMAEEAKIEDAANLRKQELIFALLQSHAAANGAIYGEGVLEILPDGFGFLRSPDYSYLPGPDDIYVSPSQIRRFGLRTGDTVSGQIRPPKDQERYFALLKVESINFEPPENVRGKTLFDNLTPLYPNSKINLEFDAKNHSTRVMDLLTPIGKGQRGLIVSPPRAGKTVLLQNIANAITANHPEVVLIVLLIDERPEEVTDMQRSVKGEVVSSTFDEPATRHVQVAEMVIEKAKRLVEHKRDVVILLDSITRLARAYNSVVPPSGKILSGGVDSNALHKPKRFFGAARNIEEGGSLTIMGTALIDTGSRMDEVIFEEFKGTGNMEIHLDRRLMEKRIFPCMDINKSGTRKEELLLPEPILNRVWILRKLLQPLNVIDAMEFLMDKIAPSKKNKDFLESMNK; from the coding sequence ATGCATTTAAGTGAGCTCAAGGCCAAGAAGGTAGGCGAACTTGTTGCCATGGCAGAAGAGGCAAAGATCGAAGATGCCGCGAATCTTCGCAAACAGGAGCTGATATTCGCGTTGCTTCAGTCGCATGCCGCGGCTAACGGAGCCATCTACGGCGAAGGCGTTTTGGAGATCCTGCCCGACGGTTTTGGATTCTTGCGTTCACCGGATTACAGCTATCTTCCGGGACCGGACGATATCTATGTATCGCCTTCACAGATAAGACGTTTCGGCCTTCGCACGGGCGATACAGTTTCAGGTCAGATCAGGCCGCCCAAGGATCAGGAGAGATATTTTGCGCTTCTCAAGGTCGAGTCGATCAATTTTGAACCGCCCGAGAATGTTCGCGGCAAGACACTGTTCGATAACTTAACACCCCTCTATCCGAACTCAAAGATCAACCTTGAATTCGATGCAAAGAACCACTCAACACGCGTGATGGACCTCTTGACCCCTATCGGTAAGGGTCAGCGCGGATTGATTGTTTCTCCCCCGAGGGCGGGTAAGACGGTCCTATTGCAGAACATCGCGAACGCGATAACCGCGAACCATCCTGAAGTGGTACTGATCGTTCTTTTAATAGACGAACGTCCGGAAGAAGTGACCGACATGCAGCGCTCGGTCAAGGGCGAGGTCGTTTCATCAACCTTCGATGAACCCGCCACGCGTCACGTTCAGGTGGCCGAAATGGTGATCGAAAAGGCGAAACGCCTCGTTGAACATAAGAGAGACGTCGTTATTCTTTTGGATTCTATCACACGTCTGGCCCGCGCTTACAACTCTGTCGTGCCGCCTTCAGGAAAGATACTTTCGGGCGGCGTCGATTCCAACGCCCTTCACAAGCCTAAACGTTTCTTCGGAGCCGCACGTAACATCGAGGAGGGCGGAAGTTTGACAATTATGGGAACAGCGCTTATCGATACCGGAAGCCGCATGGACGAGGTCATCTTTGAAGAGTTCAAAGGTACCGGCAACATGGAAATTCATCTTGACCGCAGGCTCATGGAAAAACGAATATTCCCCTGCATGGATATCAACAAGAGTGGAACAAGGAAAGAAGAGCTCCTGTTGCCGGAGCCGATACTCAACCGCGTATGGATACTTAGAAAGCTCCTGCAACCGCTCAACGTTATCGACGCCATGGAGTTCCTGATGGACAAGATAGCGCCTTCCAAGAAGAACAAGGACTTCCTTGAGAGCATGAATAAATGA